In Phaseolus vulgaris cultivar G19833 chromosome 7, P. vulgaris v2.0, whole genome shotgun sequence, the genomic stretch CTTTTGTCGGTCGAGAATGTCCGTTTCCTCAGACGAGTCCAGTGCATGCGAGTGGAAGGACACGTGAAGACCTCCTTATGCCACTCTTCACCACGTTGCATCTTCAAATCCCTTTTCATCAACACATCACCCTCACCTCTTCCCACCTTCAAATACAATCCTTTATATATGCATGCATCTTTCACTCTTTTCTATCATCAACCTCCTTCCAAAACCTTCTTTCCAACAATGGCTTCTGCTGAACAAAAATTTCCCCCTCAGCAACAGAAAACACAACCTGGCAAAGAACATCTGATGACTCCACCACCCCAATTCACTAGCCCTGACTACAAACCTTCAAATAAACTCCAAGTAGGCACTTACATCTATAACCttgttttctattatattttgtttagaaTAAGATGGTGCGCATGGACGTTTTGTTTGTTTGGTGAACTGCTATTGATTCTGTATAGAAAATTGGATTTCCTTTTTCAGGGAAAGATAGCATTAATCACTGGTGGTGATTCTGGGATTGGACGAGCAGTGTCTAACTTGTTTTCCTTGGAAGGTGCTACTGTGGCcttcacatttgtgaaggggaGCGAGGAGAAGGATGCCAAGGAGACCCTGGAAATCATAAAGAGGGCCAAGACTGCGGAGGCCAAGGATCCAATGGCCATACCAACTGATTTGGGTTATGATGAGAATTGCAAGAAGGTGGTTGAAGAGGTGGTGAGTGCTTTTGGTCGTATTGACATTCTGATCAACAACGCAGCTGAGCAATACGAGTGTGGAACTGTGGAGGACATAGATGAGCCTAGGCTCGAGAGGGTCTTTCGAACCAATATCTTTGCGTATTTCTTCATGGCCaggtaaaataataaataataaattatgaatgaTAAATGATGTGATAGAAAAATGATGTGTTTTTGTTATATATAGGCACGCTTTGAAGCACATGAAGGAGGGAAGCAACATAATCAACACAACATCAGTGAATGCTTACAAGGGACATGCAAAACTACTGGATTACACTTCCACCAAGGGAGCAATTGTGGCCTTTACGAGGGGACTTTCCCTTCAGCTGGTTAGTAAGGGAATTCGTGTCAATGGGGTGGCTCCAGGGCCCATTTGGACTCCATTGATACCAGCATCTTTCAAGGAGGAGGAAACTGCAGAATTTGGAGGTCATGTGCCAATGAAGAGAGCTGGTCATCCTATTGAGGTTGCAccatcttttgtttttcttgctTCCAACTCCTGCTCCTCTTACATAACTGGACAAGTCCTTCACCCCAATGGTAACACTGCTTAAATTTCACCTCCAACATATCTAATTATATAGTACTCCACTCTAGTTGACTTACTAATTAACATTGCATGTGAATTTTCAGGTGGAACAATTGTCAATGGTTAAAGTGCATCAGTGATACTCTAATGTAGTATGGTGGTACCTTTTGTCTGAAACAGCTTCTCTCTCCACTGTTTTCGAGTTGGGGATGTTATCCACTTTTGAATCTAGAAGCTACCCTAATAAAATAAGTTTCTTCAGTATACCAACAACTTAAAGATCAGTATACCACAATTTGATTAATCACAAAATTTCTGCGCCTTCCAACTGTTACATTcccaaataaaattaaattttcgtTAAACAAATGGATTGGTTACATATTCTGTCTTAGCAGTGGATTGAGCTGCAATATTCAGTTAACATAAAAAACCACTGCTAGTTCTCTCTCTccgaatgaaaaagaaaatgtacTTCAGGATATTATTTCGTTTTagtctaatattttttttctaaatattaaatatttaatgatgGCTACATTTTTAATAACTTTCTATTCATTTTCaatgaatatatttaaaaaaaaatgaaattagttaaattaataaTGATGTCAAGTTTTATTTAGTTCATGCCATCAAGCTTCTCGGTCTAATAACTATCAACACTCCAAAAACTATTCATTTTTACTTTGCTTATACTAGATTCCAAGTGGATAGTGCCTTTCTAGTACCTAAGATCATGTATGGATGAAGTGTATGTGGTAAAGTTCCAATTAAACTTCACATTTGATGACATGCCAGCCAAATTCAAGAGAAGTCTGTTGGTGTGTGAGGTTACCATAAAACTTATTTCTCTGTAGCTGACACAGCTGAATATCAAATGCGTCAACAACTGATAACTTGTTAACATGATGTAGTACTACTTTTCATAAGCAAGCAAGCATAAGAAGAATGGTATGACTTAACGAATATTTGAACTTTATAACATCTGAAAGAAAATTCAGATAAGCAACAATTTCCTCTATACAATTTCCAATTCCCTCTTGTGATTTATGTCCATAGTTCAGGTTGTGCTTCTCTCCCAAAGCATCTGAAAAGATGGGAACATATTATTACGCATAGGTTGTGCTTCTCTCCCAAAGCAAAAGATGGAAAACATATTATTGCGCATAAACATAAGAAtgtacagaaaaaaaaaaacagaaagcaAGCATCTAGTTTATCTCTTTCATAGCACAGAGATCTCAAAgcttccataattttttttccggTTTTGTAAAAATATTGAACTTACATCTATATCAGTAACTGATGCTCTCAGCTATGCTGCTTTCTGTTCTTTGATACTAGCATAAAGACTCTCAACAAGGTGAAGCAAAAATCTATCTGCACCATGTCTGGCCACCAGAGAAATTGATAGGGGAAGATTATTATACATCCCTAGTGGTATGCTTACCTACATAATGTCAGGAAATACCACATTGAGATGAAGTTTAATTGATTAAGGAAAATATAGGAGTCCAAGTACTTCATAAACTCAG encodes the following:
- the LOC137829837 gene encoding NADPH-dependent aldehyde reductase 1, chloroplastic-like yields the protein MRVEGHVKTSLCHSSPRCIFKSLFINTSPSPLPTFKYNPLYMHASFTLFYHQPPSKTFFPTMASAEQKFPPQQQKTQPGKEHLMTPPPQFTSPDYKPSNKLQGKIALITGGDSGIGRAVSNLFSLEGATVAFTFVKGSEEKDAKETLEIIKRAKTAEAKDPMAIPTDLGYDENCKKVVEEVVSAFGRIDILINNAAEQYECGTVEDIDEPRLERVFRTNIFAYFFMARHALKHMKEGSNIINTTSVNAYKGHAKLLDYTSTKGAIVAFTRGLSLQLVSKGIRVNGVAPGPIWTPLIPASFKEEETAEFGGHVPMKRAGHPIEVAPSFVFLASNSCSSYITGQVLHPNGGTIVNG